Proteins from a genomic interval of Elusimicrobiota bacterium:
- the hisH_2 gene encoding Imidazole glycerol phosphate synthase subunit HisH: MQPSKPVAIIDYGLGNLYSIKRACEHVGLESKLTSDKSEILNAAAVILPGVGAFGDAMNNLAKLDLVSVLRDVCASGTPLFGICLGLQLLMRESHEFGHHKGLCLIDGDVVKIPAEMTVGKRYKVPQVGWNQVNVPLGGREWKGTLLEGISPGGYFYFVHSYYVRPTDPGVILSSTTYGSTSFCSSVQFGNVFAVQFHPERSGPLGLLLYSNLNKIIASSVSKEKSDVIHNRP, encoded by the coding sequence ATGCAACCTTCTAAACCAGTGGCGATTATCGATTATGGCCTCGGAAACTTATACAGCATTAAACGAGCTTGCGAACATGTTGGGTTGGAATCAAAGTTGACATCGGATAAATCTGAAATTTTAAATGCGGCAGCGGTCATTTTGCCGGGAGTCGGCGCTTTTGGTGATGCCATGAACAATCTCGCCAAACTTGATTTGGTTTCAGTGCTACGCGATGTTTGCGCCTCTGGGACGCCCCTGTTCGGCATATGTTTGGGATTGCAATTGTTGATGAGAGAAAGCCATGAATTCGGGCATCACAAGGGACTTTGTCTTATCGACGGAGATGTAGTAAAAATACCCGCCGAAATGACCGTTGGGAAACGATACAAAGTTCCACAAGTTGGTTGGAATCAAGTGAATGTCCCCTTGGGGGGACGTGAATGGAAAGGAACCTTGTTGGAGGGGATCAGTCCCGGCGGTTATTTCTATTTCGTACATTCATATTATGTTCGTCCGACGGATCCGGGAGTGATTCTTTCTTCCACCACATATGGCTCGACTTCTTTTTGTTCGAGCGTTCAATTTGGGAATGTGTTTGCTGTTCAATTCCATCCCGAACGCAGTGGGCCGCTGGGCCTTTTGTTATATTCGAACCTAAACAAAATTATCGCATCGTCAGTTTCCAAGGAGAAATCGGATGTCATCCACAATCGCCCCTGA